In Flavobacteriales bacterium, the genomic window ACGCGAGGAAGGCGAGAAGATCATCGTGGAACTTTCTGAACACGTATCGTTCTTAAATAAAGGTGCAATTCAAAAGTTATTAGAAGGAATGAATCCTGGATGCCACTTGCTCATCGATGCATCGCGAAGCGAATTTGTCCATCCAGATGTGGTGGAGATCATCGAAAACTTCATCAGTTCAGAAAAACATGCATCAAGCACAATTGAAGTATTCGGAATTGATAATAAGCAGGAGGAGGCCGATTGAGACTCAACTAGTTGGTCTATAGTTAATTTCATTTTTTAATATCCATTCAAATGTCAGATATGAAGGAAAAAACATTTTACAAGAAACTCATCGATAATAACAGGAAGTGGGTTAAAGAGAAATTGGGAGGTGATCCTGAATTCTTCAAAAAACTGGCCGATGGCCAATCTCCACCCGTACTTTGGATCGGTTGTGCTGATAGTCGCGTACCTGCAAACGAGATCATTGGGGCACAACCAGGTGAAGTTTTTGTGCACAGGAATATTGCCAATATGGTCATTCCAACAGATATGAGCATGCTAAGCGTGCTTGATTACGCGGTGAATGTGCTCAAAGTACGCCACGTGATCGTATGCGGTCATTATGGTTGTGGAGGTGTGAAAGCTGCCATGGGAAATCAATCTTACGGCATCATTGACAACTGGATCCGTCACATCAAAGATGTTTATCGGTTTCATCAGGACGAGTTAGAACTGATGGACGATGAACATGATGGCCGTTTCAATCGATTTGTGGAGTTGAATGTTCGGGAGCAAGTGCACGATTTGGCCAAAACATCCATTGTGCAAACCGCTTGGCACAATGGACAGGAACTACATCTACATGGTTGGGTCTATGGTGTTGGTTCGGGTGTTGTAAAGGACCTAGAAGTGAACCTAAGCTCCAATTCGATGCTTGACGATGTCTATCAGCTCAAATTCTGAGTTTAGATCTGATGAAAGAGAAAAGGGCACCAATCGGTGCCCTTTTTTATTCCAGTCAATAAAGAGGATTATTTACGAATGACTGAATAACTGTAAATCGAATTCGGAAGCACAAAATACCGATCGTTCACCTCAGAAAGTTCGAGCAACTCATAGCGTCTCAAAATGAAGTTTGATGCGTTGGAAAGTGCAACATTTTGATCATACAGATAATCCTCATCAAAAATGATGGAAACCGCAGAGTCAGGACTTTGCATGGCCGAAAGCAGTAACGATTCAATTGGATAGGACCAACCGATACGTGTGAATTCAGTGGTAATGTTTTCCGTTAGAAGTATCATTTTTCCAGCGTGGTCTGCTCTTGCTAGATCAACAAATTCACTCATCTGAATCGTTCGTTCTTTGAGCGTGTTTCCTTCTTGGCGGATGTCGTTCAGACGGATGGCTGAGAAGATGATGATCACACTTCCGATGACCGATTTCCATTTCGGATCGAGATAATTCCAAGCCATCGAAATACAGAAAAGACAAATGAATGTCAGCGGCAAATAGCACGATTCGGAATAGCGTCCAAACTCGTTTCGGTGCAAGGTCAAGTTGATGAAAACAACGAATCCGATGGCGAATAGAACGATGATGAACGCGTGTGCCTTCAGTCCTTTTCTTACGAATATAAAAGCACCGATCATCAAATATAGAAGGCAGTCGTAATAGTTGATAACCAGCATTTTAACCAATGTGGTTAGATATGCTGGTTCAAGTAATTCGGAGATTCCCTGTTCGCTGTTCTGTTGTGCATTGGTCACCTTTCCAGCCTCATAATCGCTGAACGTGGCAAACTTGAACAGCACCACCGCAACCATAAGAAAGATGGCAGCGCCCAACTGTTTTACAGGAAGTTGTTTGGTATTCCATCGGTAAACAAGGATCAACAGAAAACCGATGAAATTTTCGGGATGACTGAAGAGAATGCTGGTGCTGATAGTGAGTAAAAGCAATTGGTTTTTCCAGCCATGGATCTTACCAATTGATAGCCGATGATCCAGCCAAACCAACAGAATAAGTCCGTACCACAGTTCCAACATCGGACTAAAGAACAGATTGGTGTAAGCCGTGAATTGCAGCAACAGGATAAAGAGTCCGTGCGCAGCACTTCGGTGTGTGAAATAAATGTTGTGAAACAGTAGGTACGAGAAGAGTACGTGACCTACGGAATAAAGGAGAATCAAGGCAGACAACGACAGACCTAAATACGAACCCAAAAGCGGCAGCAATTCAGAAATAGCCAACACAAAGCGCTGATGATCTACCTGCGGAAAACCCTGATTGATGGTGTGAAACAGATAATACGAAGCATCTGCGTAAAGCCGTTCTTGCTTGTAGACGATGGCAAGGAGAAACACGATGGCCCAAGCAATTTTGAAAACGTTGGTTTCAATTGCATGCTGTAAAGATTGACTTTGAATGTTCATTCCAATCAGTTGAACAGACCGTATTTGAGGATGCAATAAATAGCACGCAATCCATCTTTGTAACCGATCTTCTTGCCATCTTCTCTGCTTCGGCTGATGTAAGAAATGGGAACTTCATGGAATTCGGCCTTCTTGTGTGCCAGTTTTGCGGTTATTTCCGGTTCAAATCCAAAGCGATTTTCTTTGAGTTCCAACGATTTTGCCAAACTTGAATCAATCAGTTTGTAACACGTTTCCATGTCCGTAATGCGCGTACCGTTCACCACATTTGATAGCGCACTGAGAAAAACATTGGCAACGTAGCTGCTTCTTACAAATGCCGCTTTGCTCTGCTCCGTTAGCAAACGCGAGCCGTAAACGATCTGGCATTTTTCATCAATCGCTTTTTTCAATAGAAGATTGATGTCCTCGGGATCGAGTTCGAGGTCTGCATCCTGAAAGATCAGGAAATCTCCTGTGGCAAGTTCAATGCCTTTCCTTACGGCAGCGCCTTTTCCCATATTCACAGGTTGACGATAGAAAACCACTTGGCTGTTGGTTGAACAAAAGACACTGATGATGCTGTTTGTTCCATCGCTGGAATGATCGTCTATTACCAGAATTTCCTTTTCGATGCCGTTTATCAATTCAAGAGAAACCATCTTTTCGAGAACGGAAAGCATGGTCAATTCTTCGTTGTAAGCAGGAATGATGATGGAAAGTTTCTGAACCATAGCGCAAGGCGAACGTACTCAAACTTTTTGAATGCCCTGAAGCCGATCGGTCTAGGTTTTATCAAATGGCAAGCTCAGAGCAACTGATAACTTTGCCGCAAATTGGAACATGAGTAAAATCGTTGCAGCATACACTCGATCGGAAGAAAAAGCTCACACTATTTCGCACTTCATAGGATTGGTTTTGGGCATTCTGGCCTGTGCATTTCTGATCATGAAAACCGCAGACCTGAATGTTTGGGGACGAGTAGGAGTTTGGGTCTATTCCATTTGCCTCTTTATGTCTTATGGAACTTCCACATTGTATCATGGTTCGATGGATGAACACAAGAAGATATTGTACAAAAAACTCGATCACATCAGCATCTATTTCCTCATTTCTGGAAGCTACACCGTTCTCATCCTCAATAGACTGATGAACTCAGAAGGCTACTTTTTTCTCGCGGCACTTTGGGCAATGACGGCAGTGGGTATTTGGTTCAAAGCAAGGTA contains:
- the can gene encoding carbonate dehydratase; this translates as MSDMKEKTFYKKLIDNNRKWVKEKLGGDPEFFKKLADGQSPPVLWIGCADSRVPANEIIGAQPGEVFVHRNIANMVIPTDMSMLSVLDYAVNVLKVRHVIVCGHYGCGGVKAAMGNQSYGIIDNWIRHIKDVYRFHQDELELMDDEHDGRFNRFVELNVREQVHDLAKTSIVQTAWHNGQELHLHGWVYGVGSGVVKDLEVNLSSNSMLDDVYQLKF
- a CDS encoding glycosyltransferase family 2 protein — protein: MVQKLSIIIPAYNEELTMLSVLEKMVSLELINGIEKEILVIDDHSSDGTNSIISVFCSTNSQVVFYRQPVNMGKGAAVRKGIELATGDFLIFQDADLELDPEDINLLLKKAIDEKCQIVYGSRLLTEQSKAAFVRSSYVANVFLSALSNVVNGTRITDMETCYKLIDSSLAKSLELKENRFGFEPEITAKLAHKKAEFHEVPISYISRSREDGKKIGYKDGLRAIYCILKYGLFN
- a CDS encoding hemolysin III family protein: MSKIVAAYTRSEEKAHTISHFIGLVLGILACAFLIMKTADLNVWGRVGVWVYSICLFMSYGTSTLYHGSMDEHKKILYKKLDHISIYFLISGSYTVLILNRLMNSEGYFFLAALWAMTAVGIWFKARYVHRFKVFSTVIYVLMGYIMLLDPWLFFGVLNRHAKILLVFSGFFYTVGAGFYLWKSKKWTHFIWHIFVIIAASLHFAAVYVELL